In one window of Romboutsia hominis DNA:
- a CDS encoding DUF2628 domain-containing protein, translated as MKLTNQNTIFCTKCGDKNNSISLYCSNCGSEFIRTKAEYTRGKSVSINNIAKYSDISDIDIDDIEKFVFKNTHYYNEKFNKIKTTGSKITWNWAAFFLNIYWMLYRKMYLQAGAIFLGSILIAQIPYLGAILSFGLSIAIGMYSNALYLNHIQRKLTEVQHLDYEMKESMIIKKGGTNIVIPLIAVGICIVIAFIIIMLFGIAFKSMFY; from the coding sequence ATGAAATTAACAAATCAAAACACAATATTTTGTACTAAATGTGGTGATAAAAATAATAGTATTAGTTTATATTGTTCTAATTGTGGGAGTGAGTTTATTAGAACAAAAGCAGAATATACACGTGGTAAAAGTGTAAGTATAAATAATATAGCTAAATATAGCGATATATCAGATATTGATATAGATGATATAGAGAAGTTTGTGTTTAAAAATACACATTACTACAATGAGAAATTTAATAAAATAAAAACAACAGGTAGTAAGATAACTTGGAACTGGGCAGCATTTTTCCTAAATATATATTGGATGTTATATAGAAAGATGTACCTTCAAGCAGGCGCTATTTTTTTAGGAAGTATATTAATAGCACAAATACCATACCTGGGAGCTATATTATCTTTTGGATTAAGTATAGCTATAGGAATGTATTCAAATGCATTATATCTAAATCATATACAAAGAAAGCTTACAGAAGTACAGCATTTAGATTATGAAATGAAGGAAAGTATGATAATAAAAAAGGGTGGAACGAATATAGTTATACCATTAATAGCAGTAGGTATATGTATAGTAATAGCATTTATAATAATAATGTTATTTGGAATTGCTTTTAAAAGTATGTTCTATTAG